The segment AGCTGGCAAGGTGGAATGGGCGACTCACAAGCCTTTGTCTTCCACAGCGACTGCTGCAtccggtgccgctgccgctgccccatGTGAGGCTTCCGGTGATATAGACACCGCGAGGAAGAAGGCGCGGCTGGAGAGTGCCAcaactgctgctgtggtgccttACACAAATCAGCCCCCTATTGGCGCCCTCCTGCACGGTGTGGATGCACTGGTTGAGCAGGCAACCACACCAAATGAGGCGcaggcgatgctgctgcagctgcgtcggctCATGGAGGCTCGcaaggaggtgcagcgtggcAAGTCGTTGGATGACCTGAGCGACGCCATGCAGCGTATCCAAAGCCGCGTTGACGAGGCGCGCCGCACAGCGAAGGAGAACAGAGCGGCGTGGCACCAGGCCATGCTtgaggagctggagcgggtggaggcCCTAGTAGTCGGCGCGCAggacaaggcggcggcgggggtggagcagctgaaTGATCACCTGAAGAAGGTCAAGGCGAGCAATCAAGCCATCAACGAGCGGATTGCATGCATGGATGTTGAGCTGCAACGAACATTGGAGGAGCTCCGtgaagaggagcggcgctggaCTAGCGAGATCCACACTAAGTGCATGCGCGAGGCAGAGCGCCTGGAGTTTGAGGTCGATCAACAACTTCTCAACCGTAGTCGGCCAATGGCGCTCTTATCTGACTACATGCGACATTAGGCCGCGTCTTGCCGCCAGTTGCCCATAGAGAGACCTCCTCGTGCTGCTTTCTCTATCCTTGCACAACCTCATCAGTCCACGCACAGGTGCGCACGTAAACCCAGTGCCACTAAACCCGAATCAAGAAGATGGGAGCgcaggcgcgtgtgccgTTGCtcgtcggtgtgtgtgtgtgtgtgtgtgtgtgtgtgtgtctgtctgtctgtctctgtATAGTGACGCGTGATGGTCTATGTGTCTGcaaggggggtggggcgaggtggaagggagggggggggagagagagagagaggtgcgaTAATGTGTGTCGTTTGCACTGTACAAGCATGTATACTTATCTCTTGCTCGTTGCCGTTTTGTATGTCTTTGGCCCTCTCTtcatccttctctctgcgtggTTACAGTGCGCCATTccccccacgcacacacacctacacagaCACGTGCCTTCTACGAACCTGTCTTTCTTTAGACAATACAGGCGAATAGCGAAACAGCATAAACCCCAAAGGGCTGTTAGTAAGGGGTACCATCAAATGCCATTCCCCCCTCCGGGTCAAAgcgggaggaaggaggcgggACGGGGGGGGTCAAGCGGAAAAGAAGGCGAAGGTGGTTGTGCCCACGTGCGCGTGTAGGGGGCCCATTACTTTTTCCTTTCGCCGCCCTCTCATTCTCCTTTGCGGCAGCCTGCCTGACGTGCACTCCAAATCGTACTGCTTTCATGGCTCTGCGCTGCTACTCCTCTTCGTGTGGTTGCCTCTCCTGCGCCTGCGATGcggcccccccctctctctctctttctctctcccgctgTCTTTGCACTCAaactctctcccctttcgctgactccctttcttttcttttgcccaCGATATAATCACCACTAcacccactgctgctggaaAAAGGGAGCGACTAGTTTGTGTCTTAGTCTGCTGTCTCGTCGTATTGAGTGTGAGGCTGTCTGCGCTTCTTTGAGCTTGTAAGTTCCTCTATACTTGTTCTTTGAGTGCCTCGCTGCGTCTCTTGCTTGACTCATTCCGTGCATCATGGCGTGGATCGGAGACGCGGTCGACGCACAGTACACGATTGACACGGTGTcgaagcagcaggcgctgctgccgtcctcCAACGCCTTCTCGATCTTCCCGAAGGATCATGTCCTGCGTATCTTCCAGCTAGATGCGCTTGTGCTGCAGCAAGAGCTCGTGGAGATTCTGCGCACGGCTCTCTTCCAGGTGTTCGACATCCCGCCCCTCCAGCACTTTCGCTTCGCCTATcaggaggagctggtgctTATTTTGGATGCCCTGCTGTACCGTCTCTCCATGTGGCGCACGGGGCAGTCCATCGGGGACCGCCTGCAAAACCTAGTCCTTCGCGATGAGGAGCGAGCGCGGCTGCTGACTCTGCAGAACACGAAGTCGATCTTGCCTAGCCTCGCCCCATCCCGCCGACTCCTGCTGGTGCACGCGATCATGACCCTTGTGATGCCGTATGTAACCCGCAAGGTGCAACGCAAGGTACTGGAGGCTAGGTGGGAGCACGAGCCTGCTACGACGGCGCGGTACCGCATCGCCAAGGCGTTCCGGTACGCTGTCATAATGTggtctttgctctctcttgctAACACTTTCAATTTCCTGATGACGGGGCAGTACCGCACCCTCGTCGAGCGCATCCTGTCTCTCCGTCTCGTCTACGGCTCGCAACGGATGGCGCGCTTCACAAACTTGCTCTATATGAATCAGCACGTGCAGTGGCAGACGTGGATGTCGCTCTTCAGCGCTCTCAGTCTGGGACGGTACTTCCGAAGACTCCTGAAAAGCCTTAGTTTTgctgcgtcgtcgtctgcgtcGCTTTCAATGAACGAGAATTTGTGCAGCGCGTGCCATGAGCTACCGACGGTGTGTCAGCGGTCGAACTGCGGCCACCGCTACTGCTATTACTGCATCAAGAGTCGACTACTCGACAGTCATTCCACCGGCTCCTTCCGCTGCACAAAGTGCGGCCAAGccgtgcacagctgcgcccCTGCGTAAGCTGCACAGGATATCCGCTCGTAGTGTTGTGCTTTGCCGCCGTCCCTGCTTCGCCAGTCTGTCTTTGCGCGTCAGCGTACCTCTCTTTGTGTTGAAGTGGTCTGTTCTAGCTGTGTGTGCTTCCGTGGGTCATGCGAGATAGTGGCGATGGCGCTTTCGAAAAAGCAATGTTGGGGACAATGaccgtatgtgtgtgtgacccTCTTTACCTCCTCAcctctttgcccccccccccccccccccctcccctctgccaTGCTCTCGGAGGCTCCGTCTTCCGTATCAGAAGGCGCTGTTtcgggtgtgtgcgtgcctatctctccccttcccttttctctggCTGCTTAGTGGGCTCGATGtttgtgtttcttttccatcgcacgcctcttcctccaccttcATCACCGTCTCATTTGTCGCTCTCACTACACGCATACATGCGTGTAGTGAGAGCGAAGGGCGCGGGGGTGAGGGGGTACGCCTTTTGGGGAGACATGTGCCGCTgtcgagggaaagagaaagagggaagaggtcGTACGCCCCATTCTCATGAGAACAAGAATGAACGACTTTGTATTTAGTTGCTACGGATGTCGTAGtgggtgctggtggtgggtggATGTGGTGTGGCATACCCACAGGAGCGGCTGTCTCGCTGGGAGGTGGCGCACCTCACGTCCACTTCGGTACGACATTTCGCTTCATGTGAACGAAGGTATTCCAACTTCTCCcatttcctctcttctctccacaTCTACATGCGTCtacgcacgtgtgtgggtgtcatGGAAGAACGTGCGACCCAGTGAGCCGCATCATCACTTCTTACAACTGCGTACTCTTTCTGTTgattccctccctccctcattCCTCTCCTGCCTTTCTCTgcaccccttcttctctatgtgtctctgtgcgcaTACGTTTCTCTGACGGAGTTTGCCACCACTTGTGCCGCACTCGAGTACACGTTGGCACCCCCACTTTCCGCCCtctacgcacgcacgcacgcacgctgcagctacacgtgtgtgtgtatctgcCACATCTGCGCAAACGCATCTTCTCACTTTTTGTGAAGACCAGCAGAGAAAAGGATGGACCCGGCACTCGCGGTGATGTCACCTTTCCAGCATGAGGTGAAGGGCATTGATGGGATGCTGGAGGACGCAGTGGAAGAGATCACACAGCCCTCGTCGATTGGCGCAGGTAGCAGCAACAACGGCGGGAACAACCGGACTGCTGCCACGgccgacagcgccgctgcagagctTCCTGCATCGGCGGCTCTTCCCgtgacgcgctgcagcttctgtGCCCACTCTGCCACTACCCGCTCCGTCCCAGAGGATGGCCTATACGTGTGCGCCAACTGTTTAGCTGCGCAGGGAAGCCGACCTCGTTTGTTCCCTCTTGGCACTTTCAAGTGCTGCCCCACCTCTACAGAGGCGGTGGATGGTGATGTGGTGCGGTGCGCCGGTTGCTACCGATGGTACCATGTGCACTGCGTAGGCATCACGGATAACGTGCTGCGCAACTATGTGACTCTTTCGACCACTTCATGGTACTGCCCGGAGCCGGCGTGCTGCGATCGCGTGCTGCAGAGACATTTGAAGAGGTCGACAAGGGAGTAGCCCACGGACACGAAACCAAATGAAAAAATATGAGGATGAatgtgcgcctctgtgcAAGACGGAACttcgagaagagagaaagcgtgAGCGGGGGCGGGCGGGCAGAAGGGCCATCAccgctctctctgttgtACTTAATCACACCCATACCCCCACACAGGCTATACCTGCCCAGCTCCACCTTCTTGGTCTTGATGCTCGACATCAAGAGTGTGCGTGTCCGactcacccccctctcttccgtTGTGTCGCTGCTACTGCCGTCGCCTGTTACCTTTTTCCGTTGCTTTTACTTTTCTGTGTCTTATTCACGTTGTGCATATGCGACGTATGATCGCTTTGCACCCTGCCCTTATTCACCGCCTCCACGCTTTGTTCGACGAGGGAAGTGACTACGTAAAGGCGCCCCCTCTTCACAGACAGACAAAAGGCCCACACCCCAACAATAAACAGTGGCGCATGAGGTGAGCGTGGTGACACCATGGGCTCTACCAACATAATGTGCGACTTCTTCTACGTTGATGCCGTCTCGCCACACCGTCAGAGCAATGTGAAGCCAGCCTTCGCGCCGCTTTCCCAGACGTGGGTGAAGCCAGAACTGCTTGAGAACAGCACCGCTACCTTCCTCGACTCAATTCTGTACACCGACTGcaacggcactgctgcggcgcagaTGTGGCTGCGAGTCGACCAAGACCATTACCGTCAGCTGGGAGCCGCACTGTCCGTCTCTTCCCTCGTGGCGGCGTGTCGGGTACCGCTGGTTTGTCCCAGTCGCGCAGATGTCCCCATCATCGGCGGAGCGGCCGTGCTAGTTGATGATGCATCATCAGTCGCTGGTCAGTTTCACCTCATCTACCCgtgcgtcagcagcaccgacacgTCGCTCCGTGAGGTGGTGCACAGCTGGAATGGGGTACAGCTCTCCGTGACCCGCAAGCGAGCACTCCTCAGCGTGGCGGGCACGACTCCTCCTTACGCTGCGACTGTCGTGGTGAACGAGGCTGCCACTGCAGGCGTGTTTGTGCTTGAGTGGGGCGCCTACCATCGCGCTGATGCCTTCCATGTTCGAACTGACGCGGCTGTGCGTCAAGGGCTGGTTGCTCCGGTTACTGTGCTGCAGATGCGAGCGCCGCTcatggagggagagacggcACCCCAGAGTCTTCGACATGGATGCCTGACGGAGTCACTGGTAGGCTTCATTGTGCACGAACCGTACCGGCAACGCttcatcttctctctcgcctccaTCCCCTCCACCGACGCTCAAGTATCGTGCGGTGAGATGCAGACAGTGCTGGAGATGAGCACCGCCACTCCTTACGATGCTGATGAGGCACTTGTCCCCTGCTGCGgccttgcgcagcgcctggtGTACACCGACTGCGCCTTGACGCGCACCCACCTCCatgcctcccctcttctgGAGGTCACGCAGGTGGTGCTGAGCGTACGTGTGGAGGGGGCGCTTTCTCGACCATCGCTTCTCTCGCCCATGAGCAACGTGACGTGGCAGTTGTGTGGCTCGCAGCGCTACGAGGCCACCGTGATTcggctgcagcggcctcTAGAGGAGCGACCGAGTTGGGTTGTGGGGCCACTGCGCGCCGTCTCATCGAACCAGCCGTGTGTGGGTAGCACCTTGGACCATGCCGGATCTGTAGCAACGTTGGCGCGGCGGAGCTCTGATGCTGAGAGCAGAAGCCAAATGCGACGCGTTACGTGTGCCGTTGAGGAGCACTTTTCGATCTTTTCACGCCACGAAGGCTACTCCGTTGGTTGCGTTAGTCATCGCTGCTCTCTCACACTCTCCGCCGGGGCCATTTACTCAACGTACTCGTACCGTCCGCAAAGAGTGGGGACGATGCACGAAtcacgcagctgccgcagaaTGGCCGCGACGTGGTGGCAGTCCCCCCCGCTGTGGCTGTCCCGCACGGCGTGCCGCATCACGAATTACAGCCTTTTTGAACTCTCTGCGCTGTACGCCCTCATCGTGATAGTCTGTTTCTTTgctcacctgctgctgcggggcaGCGGGAGAGGGGATGGGAGAGGCGTCCTCTTTACCAGGCCTGCCATCGCCTAGTGAGTCTCCCACTCGCACCGGCACGCCTGCTTCTTGTCAtgtccgtctctctccacttCCACATTTTCTTCATGGCCGTTTTGTCCTTCTGCTGCCCATACACGACACGCTGTTTCTGCTGACGTTGACTGAGGTCCCCTGCTGATGCGGCTCCCACATACCCCCAGAGTAACAATCAAGAACAAGCAATGAGCCCCTGTACGCTGATGTACACATACTGCGCTCCATGCAATCGTAGCAGGACTGTGACTCagctccctcttcgccttttCTATGAAaggcgcggcgccgtcttCCCCAATGAACACTTCACGCCGATGGTGGGTACGAGGTTGAccccc is part of the Leishmania braziliensis MHOM/BR/75/M2904 complete genome, chromosome 25 genome and harbors:
- a CDS encoding glycosome import protein — translated: MAWIGDAVDAQYTIDTVSKQQALLPSSNAFSIFPKDHVLRIFQLDALVLQQELVEILRTALFQVFDIPPLQHFRFAYQEELVLILDALLYRLSMWRTGQSIGDRLQNLVLRDEERARLLTLQNTKSILPSLAPSRRLLLVHAIMTLVMPYVTRKVQRKVLEARWEHEPATTARYRIAKAFRYAVIMWSLLSLANTFNFLMTGQYRTLVERILSLRLVYGSQRMARFTNLLYMNQHVQWQTWMSLFSALSLGRYFRRLLKSLSFAASSSASLSMNENLCSACHELPTVCQRSNCGHRYCYYCIKSRLLDSHSTGSFRCTKCGQAVHSCAPA